A genomic stretch from Cervus canadensis isolate Bull #8, Minnesota chromosome 27, ASM1932006v1, whole genome shotgun sequence includes:
- the LOC122428942 gene encoding keratin-associated protein 11-1: MSYNCSTRNCSSRRIGGEYTVPVAPVSTPDADCLSGIYLPSSFQTGSWLLDHCQETCCEPTVCQSTCYQPTPCVSSPVQVTSRQTTCVSSPYSTTCSRPLTFVSSGCQPLSGISTVCKPVRSISTVCQPVGGVSTICQPTCGVSRTYQQSCVSSCRRIC; encoded by the coding sequence ATGTCCTACAACTGCTCCACAAGGAACTGCTCTTCTAGGCGGATTGGAGGAGAATACACTGTCCCAGTGGCCCCAGTTTCTACCCCGGATGCCGACTGCCTGAGTGGCATCTATTTGCCCAGCTCCTTCCAAACAGGTTCCTGGCTCCTGGACCACTGTCAGGAGACCTGCTGTGAGCCCACTGTTTGCCAGTCAACTTGCTACCAGCCAACTCCTTGTGTTTCCAGCCCTGTCCAGGTGACCTCTCGGCAAACCACCTGTGTCTCCAGTCCCTATTCGACTACCTGCAGCCGGCCACTCACCTTTGTGTCCAGTGGCTGTCAGCCTCTGAGTGGCATCTCCACTGTGTGCAAGCCGGTGAGAAGCATCTCCACTGTCTGCCAACCGGTGGGAGGAGTCTCCACCATCTGCCAACCTACCTGCGGGGTCTCCAGGACGTACCAGCAGTCCTGCGTGTCCAGCTGCCGAAGAATTTGCTAA